The Pseudanabaena galeata CCNP1313 genome includes a region encoding these proteins:
- a CDS encoding ATP-binding protein, which produces MIEPIGYILGTKDATPLEFWVAVSDGKVLRLDDVVQVKTDRPDKKGIVNFYGVVDHVRTIHEGTQFDTDTFLVTTGSMPVNVSYAAHIQVTRIEPEEYLPPQPSDAVYLAEDENLRFALNFDGMEQRISAGIMRNGSPAYLNYEFIDGTKGAHVNISGISGVATKTSFALFLLHSIFNSAALGSKRANTKALIFNVKGEDLFFLDKANNKMREEDRHTYHALDLPVEPFRDVRFCVAPKKNTQEIEPHLDQRSDNISAYVWGMREFCRDRLFRFLFAGDDLERGNIGFLASIVEERLARLATDNDKYDKKLGFMPRASLDLDDAYGEDGKDKVETFRDLIEFLEDKLVENPDQKWLGRNAPATAEALTRRLWGIADEMGHLIRGDLPAEELQKYKLDPLAAEYQLTIADINKLGSKAQKFVVGVLLQKLFMEKEKRGQYPVVFIVLDELNKYAPKEGRSPIKDLLVEIAERGRSLGIILIGAQQTASEVERRVVGQAAVRVVGRLDSAEVERPEYNFLTGACRKRSLLLKSGSMFIHQPEVPSPLLVGFPFPAYATRLREVQINEVEEKVLKSKVKRL; this is translated from the coding sequence ATGATCGAGCCGATTGGATACATATTAGGAACCAAAGATGCTACCCCCCTTGAGTTTTGGGTAGCCGTAAGTGATGGCAAAGTCCTTCGTCTCGATGATGTTGTGCAGGTCAAAACCGATCGCCCCGACAAAAAGGGCATTGTCAACTTTTATGGTGTGGTCGATCATGTGAGAACGATCCATGAAGGAACCCAATTTGATACGGATACATTTCTGGTTACTACTGGCAGTATGCCCGTGAATGTATCCTATGCCGCCCATATCCAAGTCACACGGATTGAGCCTGAAGAATATTTACCGCCACAACCGAGCGATGCTGTTTATTTAGCTGAAGATGAAAATCTCAGATTTGCACTCAATTTCGATGGCATGGAACAGCGCATCTCCGCAGGAATCATGCGAAATGGAAGCCCAGCCTATTTGAACTATGAATTCATTGATGGCACAAAGGGCGCTCATGTCAATATTTCAGGGATTTCAGGGGTCGCAACGAAGACTTCCTTTGCTTTATTTTTACTACATTCTATTTTTAATTCAGCAGCTTTAGGTTCTAAGAGAGCAAATACGAAAGCACTCATTTTTAATGTCAAAGGGGAAGATTTATTTTTCTTAGACAAAGCAAACAATAAAATGAGAGAGGAAGATCGCCATACTTATCATGCCCTCGATTTGCCTGTAGAACCATTTCGGGATGTAAGATTTTGTGTTGCGCCTAAGAAAAACACCCAAGAGATAGAACCGCATCTCGATCAGCGTTCCGATAATATTTCCGCCTATGTGTGGGGGATGCGTGAATTTTGTCGCGATCGCCTGTTTCGTTTCTTATTTGCAGGTGACGACCTAGAGCGTGGGAATATTGGTTTCCTAGCAAGTATTGTGGAAGAGAGACTGGCAAGATTAGCTACGGATAATGACAAATATGATAAGAAGCTAGGATTTATGCCTAGAGCTAGTCTCGATTTGGATGATGCTTATGGGGAAGATGGCAAAGATAAGGTAGAGACATTTCGGGATTTGATTGAATTTCTCGAAGATAAATTAGTGGAGAATCCCGATCAGAAATGGCTAGGGCGTAATGCTCCTGCGACTGCGGAGGCTCTAACCCGTCGTCTATGGGGGATTGCTGATGAAATGGGGCATCTCATTCGAGGCGATCTCCCTGCGGAGGAGTTGCAAAAATACAAGCTCGATCCTCTAGCGGCGGAATATCAGTTAACGATCGCCGATATCAACAAGCTAGGCAGTAAAGCCCAAAAGTTTGTGGTGGGTGTGCTGCTCCAAAAACTCTTCATGGAAAAGGAAAAGCGCGGTCAATATCCCGTTGTGTTTATTGTGCTTGATGAGTTAAATAAATATGCACCCAAGGAAGGTCGCAGTCCCATTAAGGATTTGCTAGTGGAAATCGCCGAACGGGGGCGATCGCTAGGTATTATCTTAATCGGCGCACAACAAACTGCTTCAGAAGTAGAACGTCGTGTGGTCGGACAAGCCGCAGTGCGCGTAGTTGGTCGTCTCGACTCTGCTGAAGTGGAACGCCCTGAATATAACTTCTTGACAGGTGCTTGTCGGAAGCGATCGCTATTACTAAAATCAGGTAGCATGTTTATCCATCAGCCTGAAGTTCCATCACCTTTGCTGGTTGGATTTCCTTTCCCTGCCTATGCAACGAGGTTGCGAGAAGTCCAAATCAATGAGGTTGAAGAGAAAGTTCTAAAGAGTAAAGTGAAGCGACTTTAA
- a CDS encoding NADP-dependent isocitrate dehydrogenase, producing the protein MSNQTSKITYTFTDEAPALATYSLLPIVQAFTKAADIEVELKDISLAGRIIANFPEYLTESQRQPDALAELGALAQTPEAYIIKLPNISASLPQLTAAIAELQAKGYNIPNYPADPQTEEEKAIKAKYSKVLGSAVNPVLREGNSDRRVASAVKEFAQKRPHSVGAWSKDSKSHVAHMTEGDFYGSEKSVVISKAGVVKIELTTADGSTQVLKEKTTVLEGEVIDASVMSVKALREFYAQEIAKAKEEDILLSLHVKATMMKISDPILFGHAVTVYYQDVFEKYTNTFKQLGIKPNNGLGDVYAKIQSLPDEQKEAIAADLEAVYEKQPRLAMVNSDKGITNLHVPSDVIIDASMAATIRTSGKMWGADGKAYDTKAMIPDRCYATIYQACIEFCQENGAFDVTTMGNVANVGLMAQKAEEYGSHDKTFEIPADGVVRVSDESGTVLIEHNVVKGDIWRMCQTKDLPIQDWVKLAVSRARATGNPTIFWLDEHRAHDANLIAKVKTYLQDHDTTGLDIQILSPVAAMKFTCEQIKVGKNVISVTGNVLRDYLTDLFPILELGTSAKMLSIVPLLAGGGLFETGAGGSAPKHVQQFLEEGHLRWDSLGEFLAIAVTLEDLGRKTNNENAKILAIALDQANSLYLNNDKSPSRKIGGIDNRGSHFYIALYWAQALAEQNQNLELQSKFAELAKILADKESQIIQELSAVQGQSVDIGGYYFADCDKASQAMRPSQTLNEAINSLH; encoded by the coding sequence ATGAGCAATCAAACCTCAAAAATCACCTATACCTTTACCGATGAAGCTCCAGCACTAGCTACTTACTCCCTACTACCCATTGTGCAAGCTTTTACAAAAGCCGCTGACATCGAGGTTGAACTCAAAGATATTTCTCTGGCTGGGCGGATTATTGCGAATTTTCCTGAATACTTAACTGAATCTCAGCGTCAACCCGATGCCCTTGCGGAACTGGGCGCTTTGGCTCAAACTCCTGAGGCTTATATCATCAAGCTCCCGAATATTAGCGCCTCCCTGCCACAGTTAACGGCAGCGATCGCTGAGTTACAAGCCAAAGGTTACAACATCCCCAACTATCCTGCTGATCCGCAAACTGAGGAAGAGAAGGCGATTAAGGCGAAATATTCTAAGGTGTTGGGCAGTGCAGTTAATCCTGTGTTGCGTGAAGGCAATAGCGATCGCCGTGTCGCCTCAGCCGTCAAAGAATTTGCTCAAAAGCGTCCCCATTCCGTTGGCGCATGGTCAAAGGATTCTAAATCCCATGTAGCGCACATGACTGAGGGAGATTTCTACGGTAGCGAGAAATCGGTGGTAATTTCCAAAGCAGGCGTAGTTAAGATTGAATTAACCACAGCCGATGGTTCTACTCAAGTTCTCAAAGAAAAAACTACTGTATTAGAAGGCGAAGTAATTGATGCTTCGGTAATGAGTGTCAAGGCTCTGCGTGAGTTTTATGCTCAGGAAATTGCGAAGGCGAAGGAAGAAGATATTTTGCTATCTCTCCATGTCAAGGCGACAATGATGAAGATATCTGATCCAATTCTCTTTGGTCATGCGGTGACGGTCTATTATCAAGATGTATTTGAGAAGTATACTAACACTTTCAAGCAATTGGGAATCAAACCGAATAATGGATTGGGGGATGTTTACGCCAAGATTCAATCTTTGCCTGATGAGCAAAAGGAAGCGATCGCCGCAGATTTGGAAGCAGTTTACGAAAAGCAACCACGTCTAGCGATGGTCAACTCCGATAAGGGGATTACCAATCTACATGTTCCTAGCGATGTGATTATCGACGCATCAATGGCGGCGACCATTCGCACCTCTGGCAAGATGTGGGGCGCAGATGGCAAGGCTTATGACACCAAGGCAATGATTCCCGATCGCTGTTATGCCACGATTTATCAAGCCTGTATTGAGTTTTGTCAGGAAAATGGAGCCTTTGATGTCACTACGATGGGTAATGTCGCCAATGTGGGCTTGATGGCTCAAAAGGCTGAGGAATATGGCTCCCACGATAAAACTTTTGAGATTCCTGCGGATGGCGTAGTGCGCGTTAGTGATGAATCTGGAACTGTTCTGATTGAGCATAATGTCGTTAAAGGTGACATCTGGCGGATGTGTCAAACTAAGGATTTACCAATCCAAGATTGGGTCAAACTTGCGGTCAGTCGGGCTAGAGCCACAGGTAATCCGACGATTTTTTGGCTAGATGAACATCGTGCCCACGATGCGAATCTAATCGCCAAGGTCAAGACCTATTTGCAAGACCACGACACTACAGGGCTAGATATTCAGATTCTCTCACCTGTAGCGGCGATGAAATTTACCTGCGAACAAATTAAAGTGGGTAAAAATGTGATTTCCGTAACTGGCAACGTCTTGCGGGACTATCTCACGGATCTATTCCCAATTCTCGAACTAGGTACTAGTGCCAAAATGCTCTCGATTGTGCCATTGCTGGCGGGTGGTGGACTGTTTGAAACAGGTGCGGGTGGTTCTGCTCCCAAGCACGTTCAGCAGTTTCTAGAAGAAGGGCATTTGCGTTGGGATTCGCTCGGAGAATTTTTAGCGATCGCCGTTACCCTCGAAGACCTCGGACGTAAGACCAATAATGAGAACGCGAAGATCTTGGCGATCGCCCTAGACCAAGCTAACAGTCTCTATCTCAATAACGATAAATCACCTTCCCGCAAGATTGGTGGCATTGATAATCGTGGCAGTCATTTTTATATCGCGCTTTACTGGGCGCAGGCTCTAGCGGAACAGAATCAGAATTTGGAACTACAGTCAAAATTTGCTGAGTTGGCAAAGATCTTAGCGGATAAGGAAAGCCAAATTATTCAAGAGTTGAGTGCTGTTCAAGGTCAATCCGTCGATATTGGCGGCTATTATTTCGCTGATTGTGATAAGGCTAGTCAAGCGATGCGCCCTAGCCAGACTCTCAATGAGGCGATTAATTCGCTCCATTAA
- a CDS encoding AAA family ATPase, with protein MIIKRIKVYNFKSLVNFEMPLAKFNCLVGLNGSGKSTVLQFFDFLSQQLRGDIKGWLSKRKWSASDIKSKLTSKKKNIDFEVLLSHSQGFEIKWTASFNSITLRCTFERIDWNNNLILRVENGKYYIWSLDEEERENTPKLSGVIPFDYQGSLISQVKENQLTEEIIEFKKFFEGLHTLELLSPELLRQRTKESKKDLGLGGEYLSAFLYDMVEEKRVSILNKLSTIYPNLKQLDISTMRSGWKQLVVEEQFGNIALKTEARHIADGILRMLAIFAQLSKETKEQSFLLLDEIENGINPELIEFLVDSLVESSPQVLVTTHSPMVLNYLEDSTAIDGVIYLYKEQNGATQAIRLFDIPSMRKKLTVMGPGEVYEDTLLTQLAEEITMLKKQK; from the coding sequence ATGATAATTAAACGAATAAAAGTTTACAATTTTAAATCGCTAGTTAATTTTGAAATGCCCCTAGCTAAGTTCAACTGTTTAGTTGGGCTTAATGGTTCGGGTAAATCCACAGTATTACAATTCTTTGATTTTTTGTCTCAACAACTTAGAGGCGACATAAAAGGCTGGTTAAGTAAAAGGAAGTGGAGTGCCTCTGATATTAAGTCAAAACTAACATCGAAAAAGAAAAATATTGATTTTGAAGTTCTACTTTCTCATTCTCAAGGATTTGAAATTAAATGGACTGCAAGCTTTAATTCCATAACATTACGCTGCACCTTTGAACGTATAGATTGGAATAATAATTTAATTTTGAGAGTAGAGAACGGGAAATATTATATTTGGTCGTTAGATGAAGAAGAAAGAGAAAATACGCCTAAATTGTCTGGAGTTATTCCGTTCGATTATCAAGGCTCTCTAATTTCTCAGGTTAAGGAAAATCAATTAACAGAAGAAATAATTGAGTTTAAAAAGTTTTTTGAAGGCTTACATACTTTGGAACTTTTATCTCCTGAATTATTGAGGCAACGTACAAAAGAATCAAAAAAAGACTTAGGATTGGGTGGTGAATATCTTTCAGCATTTCTGTATGACATGGTAGAGGAGAAAAGAGTCAGTATTTTAAATAAACTCTCTACAATCTATCCAAATCTTAAACAGCTAGATATATCAACAATGCGTTCTGGATGGAAGCAACTTGTAGTTGAAGAACAGTTTGGAAATATCGCATTAAAAACAGAGGCTAGACATATAGCTGATGGAATTCTTCGGATGTTGGCTATTTTTGCTCAATTATCTAAAGAGACGAAAGAGCAAAGTTTTTTATTACTTGATGAAATAGAAAATGGTATTAATCCAGAATTAATTGAATTTCTTGTAGATAGCTTAGTTGAATCTTCTCCGCAAGTACTTGTGACTACGCATAGCCCAATGGTTTTAAATTATCTTGAAGACAGTACTGCTATTGACGGTGTTATTTACTTATATAAAGAACAAAATGGCGCTACACAAGCTATTCGTCTTTTTGATATTCCTTCCATGCGTAAAAAGTTAACTGTCATGGGACCAGGTGAAGTTTATGAGGACACTCTTTTAACACAACTCGCTGAAGAAATTACGATGCTAAAAAAACAAAAATAG
- a CDS encoding addiction module protein, giving the protein MRSIELLTKELLSLPSISRALLAEKLVESLEFDTDPTIQATWIAEAKKRRDTVRDGSVQTIEGEDALAQVRRLLA; this is encoded by the coding sequence ATGAGATCAATAGAGCTACTTACGAAAGAATTATTATCTCTCCCTAGCATTTCTAGAGCGTTATTAGCAGAGAAACTAGTCGAAAGCTTAGAATTTGACACCGATCCAACTATCCAAGCAACATGGATAGCCGAAGCAAAAAAAAGACGTGATACAGTCCGTGATGGTTCTGTTCAAACAATCGAAGGAGAAGATGCTCTAGCTCAGGTAAGGCGGTTACTTGCGTAA
- a CDS encoding metal-independent carbonic anhydrase, translated as MKPLKVSISAFFATATIISGSLVVAQPSIADSSGSLVAPSSLETSVVNRAITESEVLAAQKAWGEALVAISTTNETKGIEAAKALAEKVIDEAYGYQFGTVLFKPTLTVAPQTFRTTRAGALAYFVGGDPKFPEDKGFALKGWQKVEIKNASVFISGNTATTMGNVMITNKDGKITTVDKTWKFLKDDSGMLRIILHHSSLPYTGK; from the coding sequence ATGAAGCCCTTAAAAGTTAGCATTTCAGCCTTCTTTGCTACAGCTACAATTATCTCTGGCTCTCTAGTTGTTGCCCAGCCATCCATTGCCGACTCTAGTGGCTCATTGGTAGCTCCTTCAAGTCTGGAGACATCAGTTGTTAACAGAGCGATCACTGAGAGTGAGGTCTTGGCTGCTCAAAAGGCTTGGGGAGAAGCATTAGTAGCTATTTCCACAACAAATGAAACTAAGGGCATAGAAGCTGCCAAAGCATTAGCTGAAAAAGTAATTGACGAAGCCTATGGCTACCAATTTGGCACTGTTCTTTTCAAGCCAACACTCACAGTGGCTCCACAGACGTTCCGAACCACCCGTGCAGGAGCTTTGGCTTACTTTGTGGGAGGCGATCCTAAATTCCCAGAGGATAAGGGTTTTGCGTTAAAGGGCTGGCAAAAAGTAGAAATCAAGAATGCATCGGTCTTCATTTCTGGTAATACAGCGACTACGATGGGCAATGTGATGATCACCAATAAAGACGGCAAGATCACTACAGTGGATAAGACTTGGAAGTTCCTTAAGGATGATAGCGGTATGCTACGCATCATTCTGCACCACTCCTCACTGCCTTATACAGGAAAATAA